One Thermococcus kodakarensis KOD1 genomic window carries:
- a CDS encoding DNA-directed RNA polymerase subunit N: protein MIVPVRCFTCGKVLADKYYEFKKRVEAGEDPGKVLDDLGVERYCCRRTLLSHVELIDQVMVYKVY from the coding sequence ATGATAGTCCCCGTCAGGTGCTTCACCTGCGGAAAGGTGCTCGCAGACAAGTACTACGAGTTCAAGAAGAGGGTTGAGGCCGGGGAAGACCCGGGTAAGGTCCTCGACGACCTCGGCGTTGAGAGGTACTGCTGCAGGAGAACCTTGCTGAGCCACGTAGAGCTGATCGACCAGGTAATGGTTTATAAAGTCTACTAA